Proteins co-encoded in one Acidobacteriota bacterium genomic window:
- a CDS encoding helix-turn-helix domain-containing protein, translating into MGERIRELRDREALTIEELAARSGMSKGFISEIENDKRKPGADYLLRLANTLGASLDYLMRGEAEETAVTRPVMIPHELSVLAEELDLSYPETLEVLAAHNSVVARRSRRGVRKFTVEDWRRLHDAIRQVYDGGD; encoded by the coding sequence ATGGGTGAGCGGATACGTGAACTACGAGATCGGGAGGCCCTCACGATCGAGGAACTGGCGGCGCGGAGTGGAATGAGCAAAGGCTTCATCAGCGAGATCGAGAACGACAAGCGAAAGCCTGGGGCGGATTACCTATTACGTCTTGCCAACACGCTCGGTGCCTCGCTTGATTACTTGATGCGCGGCGAAGCGGAAGAGACTGCCGTCACGAGGCCCGTGATGATTCCACACGAGCTCTCGGTCTTGGCGGAGGAACTCGATCTTTCTTACCCCGAAACTCTGGAAGTCTTGGCAGCACACAATTCTGTGGTGGCGAGGCGCAGCAGGCGCGGTGTGAGGAAGTTCACCGTGGAGGACTGGCGGCGACTCCATGATGCGATTCGACAGGTGTATGACGGTGGGGACTGA
- a CDS encoding HNH endonuclease, with product MAKLKRRKQYGVCTFCGKEGEVTDEHIFPESWYPDDTPKNEPKWIAPSCYECNHVKYAPKEARIFPFLAMTAEPDHPGAKGIGQRGFRAADETQGKNDRDKAARARVRELMRERMQIVKPHEVAEGADYLGWRHQNNELLTTYVKEEDILPVIGKIARGVMYLVAGKRVDERYSVHPFRELSKVPSKFKDRKSDYSTSCGPGIVVDIAFFQPHLEPPAGFLQMKVWDTHIWYVAIIPKPELREELLKPSFTESLKSESGE from the coding sequence ATGGCGAAGCTGAAGAGGCGAAAGCAGTACGGCGTATGCACCTTCTGCGGCAAGGAAGGTGAGGTCACTGACGAACACATTTTTCCGGAGAGCTGGTATCCCGACGACACCCCTAAAAACGAGCCGAAGTGGATCGCCCCCTCGTGCTACGAGTGCAACCATGTGAAGTACGCCCCTAAGGAGGCGCGCATCTTCCCGTTCCTTGCGATGACAGCTGAACCAGATCATCCCGGAGCGAAAGGAATCGGCCAGCGAGGCTTTCGCGCGGCCGACGAGACTCAAGGAAAAAATGATAGAGACAAGGCTGCACGCGCGCGGGTGCGTGAGTTGATGCGGGAGCGGATGCAAATCGTCAAGCCGCATGAAGTAGCCGAGGGTGCTGACTATCTCGGTTGGCGCCATCAGAACAATGAACTCTTGACGACATACGTGAAGGAGGAAGACATTCTTCCTGTGATTGGGAAGATTGCGCGGGGCGTGATGTATCTAGTGGCGGGAAAACGCGTTGATGAGCGGTACAGTGTTCACCCGTTTCGCGAGTTGTCGAAGGTGCCCTCCAAGTTCAAGGATCGGAAATCAGACTACTCAACCTCGTGTGGCCCGGGAATAGTCGTGGACATCGCCTTCTTCCAGCCACATCTCGAGCCGCCGGCGGGGTTCTTACAGATGAAGGTTTGGGATACGCATATTTGGTATGTCGCCATCATTCCGAAGCCCGAGCTTCGAGAGGAGCTCTTGAAGCCCTCTTTTACGGAGTCGTTGAAGAGCGAATCGGGCGAATAG
- a CDS encoding restriction endonuclease subunit S: MKWEQVPIGKVCHVVAGGTPKRSKAEFWGGNVPWVKISDMLQGTIQCTDECITDQGLKESAAKLLPVGTILISIFATIGRTATLGIEAATNQAIAGVLPKEAGMLHPPFLRYCLEDRAAHLQNLSRGVAQANINGSVLKQTPIPLPPLPEQKRIAAILDAADSLRAKRREALAQLDTLLQATFLDLFGDPVTNPKGWKVVELGQHTSKVGSGATPRGGEDSYKDEGVALIRSMNVRDGSFLWDDLARIDDAQAQKLDNVVVQGDDVLLNITGASVARVCSVPLEVLPARVNQHVCIIRPSGTINARFLEKLLLSGSMKHKLLAIAESGATRQAITKSQVLSLTIPLPPMSEQQRFARIVSSTEQEVVGQNRHLAELDNLFVSLQSRAFRGEL, translated from the coding sequence GTGAAGTGGGAGCAGGTTCCAATTGGCAAGGTTTGTCACGTTGTCGCTGGTGGGACACCCAAGCGCTCGAAGGCTGAATTCTGGGGCGGCAACGTTCCTTGGGTGAAGATTTCGGACATGCTCCAAGGAACAATCCAGTGTACTGACGAGTGCATCACCGATCAGGGCCTGAAGGAGAGTGCGGCAAAGCTTCTGCCGGTCGGTACGATATTGATCTCAATCTTCGCAACGATCGGCCGGACTGCAACTCTCGGAATCGAAGCCGCTACGAACCAGGCGATCGCCGGTGTGCTGCCGAAAGAGGCAGGGATGCTTCATCCGCCGTTCCTTCGCTACTGTCTTGAAGATCGAGCTGCACATCTCCAAAATCTCTCGCGGGGAGTAGCGCAAGCGAATATCAACGGATCGGTCTTGAAGCAGACCCCGATCCCCCTCCCGCCACTGCCGGAGCAGAAGCGGATTGCAGCGATCCTCGATGCGGCGGATTCGTTGCGCGCCAAACGCCGCGAAGCACTTGCCCAACTCGACACACTCCTCCAGGCCACCTTCCTCGACCTTTTCGGCGATCCGGTCACTAACCCGAAGGGATGGAAGGTCGTTGAACTCGGACAGCACACGAGCAAAGTTGGAAGCGGAGCCACGCCACGTGGCGGCGAGGACTCGTACAAAGACGAGGGAGTTGCGCTCATCCGCAGCATGAATGTCCGCGACGGCTCGTTCCTTTGGGACGATCTTGCAAGGATCGACGACGCGCAGGCACAGAAGCTCGACAATGTAGTCGTCCAGGGTGACGACGTCCTCCTTAATATCACCGGTGCGTCGGTCGCTCGGGTTTGCTCTGTTCCGCTTGAGGTTCTTCCCGCGCGTGTAAATCAGCACGTTTGTATCATTCGACCCTCCGGCACGATCAACGCCAGATTTCTAGAGAAACTGTTGCTGTCGGGATCGATGAAGCACAAGCTCCTCGCCATAGCGGAGAGCGGGGCGACTCGCCAGGCAATAACTAAGTCACAGGTCTTATCGCTGACGATTCCGCTTCCGCCGATGTCCGAGCAGCAGCGGTTTGCCCGCATCGTCTCCTCTACAGAGCAAGAAGTGGTCGGCCAGAACCGGCATCTCGCCGAGCTCGACAACCTCTTCGTCTCACTCCAGTCACGGGCGTTCCGGGGAGAACTCTAG
- a CDS encoding class I SAM-dependent methyltransferase yields MSPASETHTHEWGTQPEMFGPRHETRLGMFLRRTARLERGSRILDAAVGLGQLAGRMTSQGHRVFGIDYSFQAALFAKRAGRASTVVGDLARMPFRDGSFDAVTSGETLEHLDDDEPAVFEIARVLRERGRCFVTVPALEMLRTSSDDYYEHRRRYEKQEMRELFESAGLEIEDLSYWGFPIVLLYDTVFLIPMNKRRAKSDVADDSALRAIAATGKKRWLVRAVQAVFSIDRLFSWVPFGPGLVLSAEKKSS; encoded by the coding sequence ATGAGCCCGGCTTCAGAGACGCACACCCATGAATGGGGGACGCAGCCCGAGATGTTCGGACCGCGCCATGAAACACGGCTCGGGATGTTTCTGCGTCGCACCGCACGGCTCGAGCGCGGCTCTCGCATCCTCGACGCTGCGGTCGGGCTCGGTCAGCTCGCCGGTCGAATGACCTCGCAGGGGCATCGCGTCTTCGGGATCGACTACTCGTTTCAGGCGGCGCTCTTCGCGAAACGAGCGGGGCGCGCGTCGACGGTCGTCGGCGATCTCGCCCGCATGCCGTTCCGCGACGGCTCGTTCGACGCGGTCACCTCCGGGGAGACGCTCGAACATCTCGACGACGACGAGCCGGCGGTCTTCGAGATTGCGAGGGTGCTCCGGGAACGGGGGCGCTGCTTCGTCACCGTCCCGGCGCTCGAAATGCTGAGAACGTCCTCGGACGATTACTACGAGCATCGCCGGCGCTACGAAAAACAGGAGATGCGAGAGCTCTTCGAATCCGCCGGCCTCGAGATCGAGGATCTCAGCTACTGGGGCTTTCCGATCGTGCTGCTGTACGACACGGTGTTTCTCATTCCGATGAACAAACGGCGCGCGAAGAGTGACGTTGCCGATGATTCAGCCCTGCGCGCGATCGCGGCGACGGGGAAGAAGCGCTGGCTCGTCCGCGCGGTTCAGGCGGTGTTCTCGATCGACCGCCTCTTCTCATGGGTGCCGTTCGGCCCGGGCCTGGTGCTGTCTGCCGAGAAGAAGAGCTCATAG
- the alaS gene encoding alanine--tRNA ligase — translation MKASDVREKFLSYFEERGHERVESSSLIPGGDATLLFTNAGMNQFKDVFLGREERDYERAASSQKCVRAGGKHNDLENVGRTARHHTFFEMLGNFSFGDYFKKDAVEFAWDLIVNELGLDPERLWFTVFEGDAEVGADEEAERMWIEAGAKPERVLRFGRKDNFWQMGDTGPCGPCSEIHYYRGADMSKNTVDLVNGEGDDTLEIWNLVFMQYDRDSSGTLTPLPAPSVDTGAGLERLASILQNVPTNYDTDLFTPVMRRIEKISGHEYGGSFESEQDTAVRVLCDHARASAFLIADGVLPSPEGRSYVLRRIIRRAIRFGRKLPEPVVLSQLLDPVIEAMGEQYPNLIERKSVITKTLEAEEERFGRTLSVGMERVGDVLDALRQRGERVLGGAEVFRLYDTWGIPIELIRELGEEEGVTIDEAGYEEQMASQRERAKAASKFRSEDVEVFAEIAERVGEITFVGYDDYVDVETKIEALVMDGEEVDRIPAGKSGHVVLNPTPFYAEAGGQIGDTGTLVFPGGNAEVRDTIRPVGDLVTSIVTVTDGELKKGASVVASVPRPVRRATTSNHTATHLLHQALKDVLGETVQQAGSLVAPDRLRFDYSWNKPLTEDQIRQVEDIVNERIRENLDVGKRVVPIDEARSLGAVAMFGEKYGDMVRIVSAGDYSLEFCGGCHVNRTGDIGVFKIVSDRSLASGVRRMEAVTGPGAVEYIRELESGMRAAQSALNVGMGEVPRTIEQVQTRQRELEREVRDLRMKLAAAGAGATSSSDEGIVEVAGLQLIVRRADEVQGGDLRNLADTLRKKIDRGVVVIGSAHKKKATLLVAVTSNVSESLSAKDIIDRLAPIVDGRGGGKNDLAQAGGKAPEQLDEALAKAKDVVGDLMSVATG, via the coding sequence ATGAAAGCGAGCGACGTCAGAGAAAAGTTCCTCAGCTACTTCGAGGAGCGGGGTCACGAACGGGTCGAGAGCTCGTCGCTGATTCCCGGCGGCGATGCCACCCTGCTCTTCACCAACGCCGGGATGAACCAGTTCAAGGACGTCTTCCTCGGCCGGGAGGAGCGCGATTACGAGCGCGCCGCGTCGTCGCAGAAATGTGTCCGCGCGGGTGGAAAGCACAACGACCTCGAGAACGTGGGCCGCACCGCCCGACACCACACTTTCTTCGAGATGCTCGGCAACTTCTCCTTCGGCGATTACTTCAAGAAGGATGCGGTCGAATTCGCCTGGGATCTGATCGTCAACGAGCTCGGGCTCGATCCGGAGCGCCTCTGGTTCACCGTCTTCGAGGGGGACGCCGAAGTCGGGGCCGACGAGGAAGCCGAGCGGATGTGGATCGAGGCCGGCGCGAAACCGGAGCGCGTGCTCCGCTTCGGACGGAAGGACAACTTCTGGCAGATGGGCGATACCGGCCCCTGCGGCCCCTGTTCCGAGATTCACTACTACCGCGGTGCCGACATGTCGAAGAACACCGTGGATCTCGTCAACGGTGAAGGGGACGACACGCTCGAGATCTGGAACCTCGTCTTCATGCAGTACGACCGCGACTCCAGCGGCACGTTGACTCCGCTTCCCGCCCCCTCGGTCGATACGGGCGCCGGGCTCGAGCGGCTCGCCTCGATTCTGCAGAACGTTCCGACCAATTACGACACCGATCTCTTCACGCCGGTGATGAGGAGGATCGAGAAGATTTCGGGCCACGAGTACGGAGGCTCGTTCGAATCGGAGCAGGACACGGCGGTTCGCGTTCTCTGCGATCACGCGCGCGCCTCGGCGTTTCTGATTGCTGACGGAGTGCTCCCTTCCCCCGAGGGACGTAGCTACGTGTTGCGGCGAATCATCCGGCGGGCGATCCGGTTCGGCCGGAAGCTTCCGGAACCGGTCGTGCTCAGCCAGCTTCTCGATCCGGTGATCGAGGCGATGGGGGAGCAGTATCCGAATCTGATCGAACGAAAGAGCGTGATCACGAAGACTCTCGAAGCCGAGGAGGAGCGCTTCGGCAGAACGCTGAGCGTCGGAATGGAGCGGGTCGGCGACGTGCTCGACGCGCTTCGCCAGCGGGGCGAGCGCGTCCTCGGAGGCGCCGAGGTCTTCCGGCTTTACGACACTTGGGGGATTCCGATCGAGCTGATCCGGGAGCTGGGCGAGGAGGAAGGCGTCACGATCGACGAAGCCGGTTACGAAGAGCAGATGGCCTCGCAGCGAGAGCGCGCGAAGGCCGCGTCGAAGTTCCGCAGCGAGGACGTCGAGGTTTTCGCCGAGATTGCCGAGCGGGTCGGCGAGATCACCTTCGTCGGCTACGACGACTACGTCGACGTGGAAACGAAAATCGAGGCGCTCGTCATGGATGGCGAGGAAGTCGACCGGATCCCCGCAGGAAAGTCGGGGCACGTCGTGCTCAATCCGACGCCGTTTTACGCGGAGGCTGGCGGCCAGATCGGCGACACCGGAACACTCGTGTTCCCGGGGGGCAATGCCGAGGTGCGGGACACGATCAGGCCGGTCGGTGATCTGGTGACCTCGATCGTGACGGTGACCGACGGCGAACTGAAGAAGGGAGCGAGCGTCGTCGCGAGCGTGCCGCGACCGGTACGGCGCGCAACGACGTCGAATCACACGGCTACGCATCTGCTTCATCAGGCGCTCAAGGACGTGCTGGGTGAGACGGTGCAGCAGGCCGGATCGCTCGTCGCGCCCGACCGGCTGCGGTTCGATTACAGCTGGAACAAGCCGCTCACCGAAGACCAGATTCGGCAGGTCGAGGACATCGTCAACGAGCGGATCCGCGAGAACCTCGACGTCGGCAAGCGGGTGGTACCGATCGACGAGGCGCGATCGCTCGGTGCCGTCGCGATGTTCGGCGAAAAGTACGGGGACATGGTCCGGATCGTGTCGGCTGGCGATTACTCGCTCGAGTTCTGCGGAGGGTGCCACGTCAACCGGACGGGCGACATCGGAGTGTTCAAGATCGTGTCCGATCGTTCCCTCGCCTCGGGGGTGCGCCGGATGGAGGCCGTGACCGGTCCCGGTGCGGTCGAGTACATCCGCGAGCTCGAGTCGGGCATGCGTGCGGCGCAGAGCGCGCTCAACGTCGGGATGGGTGAGGTCCCGAGGACGATCGAGCAGGTGCAGACTCGCCAGCGTGAGCTCGAGCGCGAGGTGCGCGATCTTCGGATGAAGCTCGCGGCAGCGGGAGCAGGTGCGACGTCATCGTCCGATGAGGGGATCGTCGAGGTCGCGGGACTGCAGCTCATCGTCCGGCGCGCGGACGAGGTCCAGGGTGGCGATCTCCGCAACCTCGCCGACACGCTTCGAAAGAAAATCGATCGAGGAGTGGTCGTGATCGGCAGCGCGCACAAGAAGAAGGCGACGCTGCTGGTGGCCGTGACGTCGAACGTGAGCGAATCACTCTCGGCAAAGGACATCATCGACAGGCTCGCCCCGATCGTCGATGGCCGCGGAGGGGGGAAGAACGACCTGGCGCAGGCGGGTGGAAAAGCGCCCGAGCAGCTCGACGAAGCGCTCGCGAAGGCGAAGGACGTCGTCGGCGATCTGATGAGCGTCGCGACGGGATGA
- a CDS encoding DUF1508 domain-containing protein: MYFEIYTDTQGHYRWRLKAGNHEIVAQGEGYRNRSDCQHAISLVKQSSNAPVR; the protein is encoded by the coding sequence ATGTACTTCGAGATCTATACGGACACGCAGGGCCACTACCGATGGCGCCTCAAGGCGGGAAACCACGAGATCGTCGCGCAGGGCGAAGGCTATCGAAACCGCTCCGACTGTCAGCACGCAATCAGCCTCGTCAAGCAGTCCAGTAACGCACCTGTCAGGTAA
- a CDS encoding recombination regulator RecX — MSDGGDEIAAAKAAAMHALNYRFRSETELRRRLLKKGHSKGAVERVIDELRAEGWLDDQRFADEMVRSAGRRWGPRRLQRKLGELGVDRETIARAIDEVPDEEKNALLEAMIEKKLDEMERRNLDAESAKRRLASFLERRGFEASVIRDRIFSIDWAGRFGGNDPPDEPV; from the coding sequence GTGAGTGATGGCGGAGACGAAATTGCGGCGGCGAAGGCGGCGGCAATGCATGCTCTCAACTACCGGTTCCGCAGCGAGACGGAACTGCGGCGGCGACTCCTCAAGAAGGGGCATTCGAAGGGCGCCGTCGAACGGGTGATCGACGAGCTGCGAGCGGAAGGGTGGCTCGACGATCAGCGATTCGCGGACGAGATGGTCCGCTCGGCCGGCAGGCGGTGGGGACCGCGCCGGCTTCAGCGCAAGCTCGGCGAGCTCGGCGTCGACCGGGAGACGATCGCGCGCGCGATCGACGAGGTTCCCGACGAGGAGAAAAACGCCCTGCTCGAAGCGATGATCGAGAAGAAGCTCGACGAGATGGAACGGCGCAACCTCGACGCGGAGTCGGCAAAACGGCGGCTCGCATCGTTCCTCGAACGGCGGGGGTTCGAGGCGTCCGTCATACGCGATCGGATCTTTTCGATCGACTGGGCGGGGCGATTCGGGGGAAATGACCCTCCCGACGAGCCGGTTTGA
- a CDS encoding type I restriction-modification system subunit M, with product MITGELKSKIDRIWDTMWSGGISNPLSVIEQLTYLLFIKRLDELQTLKENKAARTGKPVEDPIFEKGEDALRWSRFKETAPEQMFETVKDEVFPFIKSLGSNGHDDPERASTYTHHMKDAIFMMPTPRVLANVVDQLDAIDMADRDTKGDLYEYMLGKIASAGQNGQFRTPRHIIRLMIEMTAPTPKDVICDPACGTAGFLIAASEHLVDHYSDVIYKSENSRRKFNSGTFHGYDFDSTMLRIGSMNMLLHGVENPDIRYRDSLAQADQLEEDKYTLVLANPPFAGSLDYESTAKDLLQVVKTKKTELLFVALFLRLLQTGGRAAVIVPNGVLFGSSKAHKALRRMLVEEQKLDAIISMPSGVFKPYAGVSTAILFFTKTNSGGTDEVWFYDMQSDGFSLDDKRTPQPGKSDLPDILDRWNNLAGEADRERTDQSFLVQKSEIADNDYDLSINRYKEVEYEAVEYDPPQVILERLAKLEAEIETGRRELEEMLR from the coding sequence ATGATCACTGGCGAGCTCAAATCCAAAATCGATCGCATCTGGGACACCATGTGGTCCGGTGGTATCTCCAACCCGCTTTCCGTCATCGAGCAGCTTACCTACCTGCTTTTCATCAAGCGCCTCGACGAGCTCCAGACACTCAAGGAAAACAAGGCCGCGCGCACCGGCAAGCCGGTCGAAGACCCGATCTTCGAAAAGGGCGAGGATGCGCTCCGCTGGTCCCGATTCAAAGAGACTGCACCCGAGCAGATGTTCGAGACGGTCAAAGACGAGGTCTTCCCGTTCATCAAGTCGCTCGGCTCGAACGGCCACGACGACCCCGAGCGCGCCAGCACCTACACGCATCACATGAAGGATGCGATCTTCATGATGCCGACGCCGCGCGTGCTCGCCAACGTCGTCGATCAGCTTGATGCCATCGACATGGCCGACCGCGACACCAAGGGCGACCTCTACGAGTACATGCTCGGCAAGATCGCCTCGGCGGGGCAGAACGGCCAGTTCCGCACGCCGCGTCACATCATCAGGCTCATGATCGAGATGACCGCTCCGACGCCGAAGGACGTCATCTGCGACCCGGCGTGCGGCACGGCCGGGTTTCTGATCGCCGCGTCCGAGCACCTCGTCGATCACTACAGCGACGTGATCTACAAGTCCGAGAATTCCCGCAGAAAGTTCAATTCGGGCACGTTCCACGGTTATGACTTCGATTCGACCATGCTCCGGATCGGGTCGATGAACATGCTGCTGCACGGCGTGGAGAATCCCGACATCCGCTACCGCGACTCGCTGGCGCAGGCCGACCAGCTCGAGGAAGACAAGTACACCCTCGTCCTGGCCAATCCTCCGTTCGCGGGCAGCCTCGACTACGAATCGACGGCGAAAGATCTCCTGCAGGTGGTGAAGACGAAAAAGACCGAGCTGCTCTTTGTCGCGCTGTTCCTCCGTCTGCTGCAGACCGGCGGCCGTGCGGCGGTCATCGTGCCCAACGGCGTGCTCTTCGGCTCGTCCAAAGCCCACAAGGCGCTGCGCAGGATGCTGGTCGAGGAGCAGAAGCTCGACGCCATCATCTCGATGCCGTCCGGCGTGTTCAAACCGTACGCCGGCGTTTCCACCGCTATTCTGTTCTTCACGAAGACCAACTCCGGCGGCACGGACGAGGTCTGGTTCTACGACATGCAATCCGACGGGTTCTCGCTCGACGACAAGCGTACCCCGCAGCCCGGTAAGTCCGACCTACCCGACATCCTCGATCGGTGGAACAACCTCGCGGGAGAAGCGGACCGGGAGCGTACCGACCAGAGCTTCCTCGTCCAGAAATCGGAGATCGCCGACAACGACTACGATCTTTCCATCAACCGATACAAGGAAGTGGAGTACGAAGCCGTGGAATACGATCCGCCGCAGGTGATTCTCGAGCGGCTCGCGAAGCTGGAAGCGGAGATCGAGACCGGGCGGAGGGAGCTCGAGGAGATGCTGCGGTGA
- a CDS encoding amidohydrolase family protein, protein MPLLLFAATALAQPLTIVRADRYVDVERGRYVSPAVIVVLDGKIESVNPRSVPAGATELDLSGKTLLPGLIDSHTHLTYDIGGDWLTRAVKETAADEAIRGVRNAKVTLDSGFTTVRNVGSGGFADIALMRGIERGLVEGPRIIAAGHSISITGGHCDATGWAPGILEGGPESGIADGADEALAAARYQIKHGAKVIKICATAGVLSFEESVGAQQMTDEEMRAVVEEAARHELKVAAHAHGTEGIKAAIRAGVASIEHGSLIDDEAMRMMKERRVFLVPTTYLVDALELDALPPLLRRKAEFVLPEARKRLREAIAAEVPIAFGTDSAVYPHGDNAKELGVLVDLGMTPAQALRTATLNAAELLGVDDRATIAPGKLADMIAVDGDPLRDVSVLEDVDWVMKGGTVYFDERE, encoded by the coding sequence CTGCCGCTTCTCTTGTTCGCTGCAACCGCTCTCGCGCAGCCGCTCACCATCGTCCGGGCCGATCGCTACGTCGACGTCGAGCGCGGGCGATACGTCTCCCCCGCCGTGATCGTCGTGCTCGACGGAAAGATCGAGTCGGTCAATCCCCGATCTGTTCCGGCGGGAGCGACCGAGCTCGATCTTTCGGGAAAAACGCTCCTTCCCGGCCTCATCGATTCGCACACGCATCTGACCTACGACATCGGTGGCGACTGGCTTACTCGTGCGGTGAAGGAGACGGCTGCCGATGAGGCGATTCGAGGCGTGCGCAACGCGAAGGTCACACTCGACTCCGGATTCACCACCGTCCGGAATGTCGGGTCCGGGGGTTTCGCCGACATTGCGCTGATGCGGGGGATCGAACGAGGATTGGTCGAGGGACCGCGAATCATCGCGGCAGGTCACTCGATCAGCATCACGGGAGGCCATTGCGACGCGACCGGCTGGGCGCCCGGGATCCTCGAGGGCGGACCGGAGAGCGGCATCGCCGACGGAGCCGACGAAGCTCTTGCCGCCGCGAGGTATCAGATCAAGCACGGCGCTAAGGTGATCAAGATCTGCGCGACTGCGGGCGTGCTCTCGTTCGAGGAGAGCGTTGGCGCTCAGCAGATGACGGACGAAGAGATGCGGGCCGTGGTCGAAGAGGCCGCGCGACACGAGCTGAAGGTCGCGGCGCACGCCCACGGGACCGAAGGAATCAAGGCGGCGATCCGCGCGGGGGTCGCATCGATCGAGCACGGTTCACTTATCGACGACGAAGCGATGCGGATGATGAAGGAACGACGGGTGTTCCTCGTCCCCACGACTTACCTCGTGGATGCGCTCGAGCTCGATGCGCTGCCGCCGCTGCTCCGTCGCAAGGCGGAATTCGTTCTTCCCGAGGCGCGAAAGCGGCTGCGCGAGGCGATTGCGGCGGAGGTGCCGATCGCCTTCGGTACCGACTCGGCCGTCTATCCCCACGGTGATAACGCGAAAGAACTGGGCGTTCTCGTCGATCTCGGGATGACGCCCGCGCAGGCGCTGCGAACCGCGACTCTGAACGCTGCGGAGCTCCTCGGTGTGGACGACCGCGCCACGATCGCGCCGGGGAAGCTCGCGGACATGATCGCGGTCGATGGCGATCCTCTCCGCGACGTTAGCGTGCTCGAGGATGTGGACTGGGTGATGAAGGGCGGCACGGTCTATTTCGACGAACGTGAGTGA